A single region of the Brachypodium distachyon strain Bd21 chromosome 3, Brachypodium_distachyon_v3.0, whole genome shotgun sequence genome encodes:
- the LOC100844282 gene encoding uncharacterized protein LOC100844282, producing MVDQQDRSGDSSVIEMASLAQELTGKLETLKSSQAQLGDDRVPRGSTRIIVAKVPDSVRGADKVEYEHDYVSIGPYNCPRPQSNNLHLPREQDKLSSLDDVLTAAMAVRPSITVEVYVEELARLEPFARSCYGPVDYLTSQEFVRMLLLDGCYILSCFTGIAAPAARNDEPAATENGGVPGPAADSTVARGGVGMLDDLSLVRDVFYLAENQIPFAVLEKIAELTCVDGNKAAATVEGIVEYALKLLKAYAVQEAPAPAPTAAPGNLLHLLHMHLKPTVLSPPAAMEVASVGRWRTATEYVSAGVTFKKRNMGVHNEDARCILDVKLSGSTLEIPCLDIDGKTWRFLRNLIQLEQQNRETVGTHVTAYCVFMSQVACTEKDVELLSKAKAGVIGHGQGTDAEVAACFADLCKGIMFDPDDSDGNYLEEIWQVLEKRVKSNPRRWMAWLWREHFRNPCLALGLLAAAVALVCGVVQAVYSVLTYRQGFDLH from the exons ATGGTGGATCAGCAAG ACCGATCTGGGGATTCCTCTGTTATAGAGATGGCATCACTGGCCCAAGAACTGACAGGCAAACTGGAGACCCTCAAGTCCTCGCAGGCGCAGCTCGGCGACGACCGTGTTCCCAGAGGCAGCACTCGCATCATCGTCGCCAAGGTTCCCGACTCCGTACGCGGAGCAGACAAGGTAGAGTATGAGCACGATTACGTCTCCATCGGCCCCTACAACTGCCCTCGCCCACAGAGCAACAACCTGCACCTTCCGAGGGAGCAAGACAAGCTGAGCAGCCTCGACGACGTGCTCACGGCTGCGATGGCCGTCAGACCCAGCATCACGGTGGAGGTCTACGTTGAGGAGCTGGCGCGCCTGGAGCCCTTTGCGCGGAGCTGCTACGGCCCCGTGGACTACCTGACGAGCCAGGAATTCGTGCGCATGCTGCTGCTTGACGGCTGCTACATACTCTCCTGCTTCACCGGCATCGCTGCACCTGCTGCACGGAACGACGAGCCAGCAGCAACGGAGAATGGCGGCGTCCCGGGGCCGGCTGCGGACTCCACGGTGGCACGTGGCGGCGTCGGCATGCTTGATGACCTGTCGCTGGTACGCGACGTGTTCTACCTGGCGGAGAACCAGATACCGTTCGCGGTCCTCGAGAAGATCGCGGAGCTAACCTGTGTGGACGGCAACAAGGCTGCTGCCACGGTTGAAGGGATCGTGGAGTACGCCCTTAAGCTATTGAAGGCATACGCCGTGCAGGaagcgcccgcgccggcaccgacggcggcgccaggGAATCTTCTGCATCTTCTCCACATGCACCTGAAGCCCACCGTGCTCTCGCCACCGGCCGCGATGGAGGTCGCGTCCGTGGGCCGGTGGCGCACCGCTACAGAGTACGTCTCCGCTGGCGTGACGTTCAAGAAGCGTAACATGGGCGTGCATAACGAGGACGCGCGCTGCATCCTGGACGTGAAGCTGTCCGGAAGCACGCTGGAGATTCCTTGCCTGGACATCGACGGGAAGACGTGGCGGTTCCTGCGCAACCTGATACAGCTGGAGCAGCAGAACCGGGAGACGGTCGGGACGCACGTCACGGCGTACTGCGTGTTCATGTCGCAGGTGGCGTGCACAGAGAAGGACGTGGAGCTGCTGTCCAAGGCCAAGGCGGGCGTCATCGGCCACGGCCAGGGAACCGACGCCGAGGTCGCCGCGTGCTTCGCGGATCTCTGCAAGGGGATCATGTTCGACCCCGACGACTCTGATGGGAACTACCTCGAGGAGATTTGGCAGGTGCTGGAGAAGCGGGTCAAGAGCAACCCCAGGCGCTGGATGGCGTGGCTCTGGCGGGAGCATTTCCGCAACCCCTGTCTCGCGCTGGGGCTGCTGGCGGCTGCCGTTGCGCTCGTTTGCGGGGTCGTCCAAGCGGTCTACTCTGTTTTGACTTACAGACAAGGATTCGACCTCCACTAG